The following proteins are encoded in a genomic region of Triticum dicoccoides isolate Atlit2015 ecotype Zavitan chromosome 1B, WEW_v2.0, whole genome shotgun sequence:
- the LOC119350056 gene encoding uncharacterized protein LOC119350056, with product MTSTSSSYEKDEGPVDPPAQKIAPADPAVGGGPAGNPAEPSTTEIKKKKKKKVLIQVPDSDVKRVLSYKEKTIDTEVPDLWVRRDPELAANWGIMLANLAMFKELTNKRMLEEQRDFRQQLNTKGRVTYELEVDEDDPRFKDEESTTSAGAGRRRYRPGVMKKQDGGTKRLNSNRFWLFYLTPSESASLFRFPIC from the coding sequence ATGACAAGCACGAGTTCTTCGTACGAGAAAGACGAGGGGCCTGTCGATCCGCCGGCTCAGAAAATCGCACCAGCCGATCCGGCCGTCGGCGGCGGGCCGGCCGGAAACCCTGCAGAGCCGTCGACGACGGAgatcaaaaagaagaagaagaagaaggtgttgATTCAGGTGCCAGATAGCGATGTGAAACGTGTCCTCTCCTACAAGGAGAAAACCATCGATACGGAGGTGCCGGACCTCTGGGTCAGGAGAGACCCAGAACTGGCTGCGAACTGGGGCATCATGCTGGCCAACTTGGCCATGTTCAAGGAGCTCACCAACAAGCGGATGCTCGAGGAGCAGAGAGACTTTAGGCAGCAATTAAACACCAAGGGCAGAGTCACCTACGAGCTCGAGGTTGATGAGGACGATCCCAGATTTAAAGATGAAGAATCCACCACCTCTGCTGGAGCAGGACGGAGGAGATACCGTCCGGGCGTCATGAAAAAGCAAGATGGAGGGACCAAGCGGCTAAATTCAAATCGGTTTTGGTTGTTTTATCTTACTCCATCCGAGAGTGCAAGCCTGTTTCGTTTTCCAATTTGTTGA